A DNA window from bacterium (Candidatus Blackallbacteria) CG13_big_fil_rev_8_21_14_2_50_49_14 contains the following coding sequences:
- the dnaB gene encoding replicative DNA helicase, whose amino-acid sequence MPELTPPHNKDAEVAVLGGMLLDSEALARVIEIIQPDYFYLPAHTLIYEQIRNLFSHGQPVDILSLADSLKSQDALEKAGGTSYLLSLVNSIPTTANIEYYARIIERNAILRKLIRAGTEIVSLGYQTDETDIGVLLNKAEQKIFEVGQHRLGQGLEHIQPTLWMLFENLENVYNNPELLNETRLKTGILDMDTLLGGGFNPSDLVILAARPAMGKTSLAINFATHMAIENKKPVAVFSLEMSKEQLITRMLCAEAAMNSRSLRNGSLHADEWHTLSNAIARLSEAPIFIDDSSMITPAEIRAKARRLKAEHHELGLIVIDYLQLMDSGVSSRDDNRVQELSKISRSMKQLARELSVPVIGLSQLSRAVESRTNKRPMLSDLRESGAIEQDADIVLFIYRDEYYNPDSNDKNVAEILIAKHRNGPTGTVRVYFDKELTKFGNLMLD is encoded by the coding sequence TTGCCTGAGCTTACGCCCCCCCATAACAAAGACGCTGAAGTCGCTGTTTTGGGGGGGATGCTTCTGGATAGCGAAGCTTTGGCCCGTGTTATTGAAATTATTCAGCCGGATTATTTTTATCTGCCAGCGCATACGCTGATCTATGAGCAGATCCGCAATCTGTTTTCACATGGACAGCCCGTGGATATCCTCAGTCTGGCTGACAGTTTAAAGTCTCAGGATGCACTTGAAAAAGCAGGTGGCACTTCGTATCTGCTTTCACTGGTCAACAGTATTCCTACGACGGCCAATATTGAATACTATGCCCGAATCATTGAGCGCAATGCGATTTTGCGCAAACTGATCCGAGCGGGTACCGAAATTGTGAGTTTGGGTTACCAGACCGATGAAACAGATATTGGTGTTTTGTTGAATAAAGCAGAACAGAAAATTTTTGAAGTGGGCCAGCATCGTTTGGGGCAAGGCTTGGAACATATTCAGCCGACGCTTTGGATGCTCTTTGAAAACCTTGAGAATGTCTATAATAATCCTGAACTCTTGAATGAAACCCGGCTTAAAACCGGTATCTTGGATATGGACACCCTTTTAGGCGGTGGTTTTAACCCCTCCGATCTGGTGATTCTGGCTGCACGTCCGGCGATGGGGAAAACCAGTCTGGCGATTAATTTTGCCACGCATATGGCGATAGAAAATAAAAAGCCTGTCGCTGTGTTCAGTTTGGAAATGTCAAAAGAGCAATTGATTACCCGTATGCTCTGCGCAGAAGCTGCCATGAATTCAAGATCCCTGCGGAATGGATCCCTGCATGCTGATGAGTGGCACACCCTTTCAAATGCGATTGCGCGTCTGTCTGAAGCGCCTATTTTTATTGATGATTCAAGTATGATCACCCCAGCTGAGATACGTGCCAAGGCCCGGCGTTTGAAAGCCGAACACCATGAATTGGGACTGATCGTGATTGACTATCTGCAATTGATGGACAGTGGTGTCAGCAGCCGGGATGATAACCGGGTACAGGAGCTTTCTAAAATTTCACGCTCGATGAAGCAATTGGCGCGTGAGCTGAGTGTGCCTGTGATTGGTCTGAGTCAGCTCAGCCGTGCCGTTGAAAGCCGTACCAATAAACGCCCCATGTTGAGCGATTTGCGTGAATCAGGCGCGATTGAACAGGACGCAGATATTGTTTTGTTTATCTACCGTGACGAATACTATAACCCCGACAGCAATGATAAAAATGTGGCTGAAATTCTGATTGCCAAACACCGTAATGGCCCAACGGGCACTGTGCGCGTTTACTTTGACAAGGAGCTTACAAAATTTGGCAACCTGATGTTGGATTGA
- a CDS encoding cell division protein SepF, translating into MSAELWKKVKHFVGMPLEEAEYEEEMTTAPQLPQLEPLPEEPVSARFSRRQRQERVSGSNLNNIIGLNSALTQSEMLIVEPKSFEEALEVVESLRVRKAVIVNLSSLEPEAAQRLIDFVAGATHALDGHQQRVGDGIFLFSPSNVVINSLGAESWLNKDAKDLFYRIG; encoded by the coding sequence GTGAGCGCTGAACTGTGGAAAAAGGTCAAACATTTTGTCGGCATGCCCTTGGAAGAAGCCGAATATGAAGAAGAAATGACCACCGCTCCGCAACTTCCTCAATTGGAGCCTTTGCCTGAGGAGCCTGTCAGTGCGCGTTTCTCTCGCCGTCAGCGTCAGGAGCGTGTTTCCGGAAGCAATCTCAACAATATTATTGGTCTAAATTCTGCGCTTACTCAAAGTGAAATGCTGATTGTTGAACCCAAGTCTTTTGAAGAAGCCCTTGAGGTGGTTGAATCTTTGCGCGTTCGTAAAGCTGTGATTGTCAATCTTTCTTCGCTTGAGCCTGAGGCTGCCCAGCGCCTGATTGATTTTGTGGCTGGTGCGACCCATGCCTTGGATGGACATCAGCAAAGAGTAGGGGATGGCATATTCCTCTTTTCACCCAGCAATGTGGTGATTAATTCATTGGGCGCAGAATCTTGGCTGAATAAAGATGCCAAGGATCTCTTTTACCGTATTGGCTGA